The genomic window AACTTGCGCCCTACCGAGGGCATGGCATCGAACAGCTGCACCTGCACGCCGGCGCCGGCCAGTACGTCGGCCGCCATCAGGCCGGCGGGGCCGCCGCCGATGACGATGGCGGTGCGGGAGGCGAGCGGGCGGGAGTCGGTCATGCGAAAGGCCAGGCGAAGGAGTGCGGAAAGGGCGCAATTCTAGCGCAGCGGCGCCTGGCGCCGGTTGCTGATTTTCCAGGCCACGTCTGAAGCCCTCGCCAGCCGGGGGATGCGATAATTCTTACAGCGGATCGAGATTCCGCCGATGTTGGTGCTTTTGTGAATCCATCAGCATGCGGGCCTCTTGCAACTCCGGTCCAACTGTCGATGAAAGTCCGTGATTACCTGCGCTCCCACGAGGCCCACCTTTGGGTGGAAGGCAGCGACACCCGTGTCCGGGTGAATGGCCTCGATATTGTCATTCGCAGCCTCCCCAGCGAGGAAATCCGCACGCTGCTCAACGAGGCAGTGGCCCACATGGTGGTGCGCCTGAACAAGAACCTCACCGGTTCGAAGGTGAAGTTCGAGCAGCGGGTGCTGGAGTTGCTGTCGATCCAGATCGCGCTGCACAACCTCTACGTGTTCACCAACTGGAGCCGCCTGCTGCCGCGCTACCTGCAGTACGCGGGGCCGCTGCGCGCCCAGGAACTGCTGCAGCACCACGTGCCGGAGCAGGTGACGCGCTTCTGCGAGAAGCACTACGCGGCGGACTACCGGTCCCGTGCCGCCGCGCTGCTGGGCTTCTCCGAGCACGAGATGATGCGCTGGGAACAGCAGCGCCTGCCGTCGCGCATGGATACCAACAACTCGCGCTACCGCGCCAACTGAAACTCCGCCGCCACCCGCGCGGCGCTGTGGTGGAGGATGCCATGGCGGCGCGCCAGGGCGAGGCGGTCCTTGTCGTAGCCGCCGCCGATCACGCCGACCACCGGGATGTCGCTGGCCAGGCAGCGGCGGATCACGTGCTCGTCACGCGCCGCCAGCCCTGCGTCGGTGAGTTGCAGGTAGCCCAGGGCGTCGTCCTTGTGCACGTCCACGCCGGCGTCGTAGAGCACGATGTCCGGCTGGTACAGCGGCAGCAGGTAGTCCAGCGCCTGCTGCACCACCTTCAGGTACTCCACATCGCCCAGGTGCAGCGGCAGGGGAATGTCCCAGTCGCTGTGCGCCTTGCGCGCCGGGAAGTTCTTCTCGCAATGCAGTGACACGGTCACCGCGTCCGGCACGTTCTCCAGGATGCGCGCGGTGCCGTCGCCCTGGTGCACGTCGCAGTCGAAGATCAGCACCCGGTTGGCCTTGCCGCTTTCCAGCAGGTAGAGGCTGATCACCGCCAGGTCGTTGAAGATGCAGAAGCCCGAGGCATGGTCGTGGTGCGCGTGGTGCGTGCCGCCGGCGAGGTGGCAGGCCAGGCCGTGCCGCAGGGCCTGCTCCGCGGTCAGCAGCGAGCCGCCCACCGCGCGCACAGTGCGCCGCGCCAGGGCTTCGCTCCAGGGCAGGCCGAGGCGACGCAGTTCCTCGCGGCTCATCTCGCCGCTGCAGTAGCGCTCGATGTAGTCGCGGTCGTGGGCCAGGGCGAGGATGTCCGTGGGGCAGAGTTCCGGGCGCAGCAGTTGCGCGTCCTCCACCAGGCCGCTGTCCACCAGGTGGTCGCGCAGCAGGCGGAACTTCTCCATGGGGAAGCGGTGGTTGTCCGGGAAGGGCGGACTGTAGTCGTCGTGGTAGACCAGGGGCAGTGGCATGGGGTCAGGGTACGCCGAGGTCGTGCATGAACGAAAGGGCCGGCGGTGCGCCGGCCGTTCTCAGGGTAACCGCCGACTCAGCCTTCGTTGGACAGGGCGGCGTTGCGGCGCGCGCTGCGGCTGGTGGCCAGCGAGATGGACCACAGCACGAAGCCGCCGATGGCCAGCAGGCTGCCGACCCAGCCGGGCGAGGTCCAGCCATAGCCGGCCGCCAGGGCCAGGCCGCCGAGGTAGGGGCCCAGGGCGTTGGCGAAGTTGAATGCCGAGTGGTTGAGCGCCGCGGCCAGGCCCTGGGCGTCTTCGGCGACGTCCATCAGGCGGGTCTGCAGCACGGTGCCCAGAGCCCCGCCGAAGCCGATGAAGAACACGCAGAGGGAGATGGTCCAGATGTTCCCCGCGGTGAACGGGAAGATCGCCAGCACCACCGCGCTCCACACCAGCAGGCCGCCGGCGGTGGGCATCACGGCGCGGTCGGCGAGCACCGGGATGAACAGGTTGCCCAGGGTCATGCCGATGCCGAACACCGCCATCACCAGCGGCACGATGCTCGGCGAGACGTGGGTCACCGCGCCGAGGATGTCCGCGAGGTAGGTGTACACCGCGAACAGGCCGCCGAAGCCGATGGCGCCGATGCCCAGGGTCAGCCAGACCTGGCCGCGGGTGAGCGCACCCAGTTCGCGTAGCGGGCTGGAGTCCGGCTCGGCCGGCGAATGGGGTGCCAGCAGGCGCACGCAGACCATGGTCAGCACGCCCAGCGCGGCCACCAGGGCGAAGCTCCAGCGCCAGCCCACCGCCTGGCTCAGCCAGTTGGCCAGCGGCACGCCGATGATGGTGGCGACGGTGAGGCCGAGGAACATCCGCCCGACCGCCACGGTGCGCCGGTGCGGCGGCACGATGGACGCGGCGACCAGCGCGGCGATGCCGAAATACGCGCCGTGGGGCAGGCCGCTGATGAAGCGGAACAGCAGCATCCAGTGGTAGGTCGGCGCCAGGGCGCTGAGGCCGTTGCCCAGGGCGAACAGCGCCATCAGCAGCACCAGCAGGGTGCGCCTGGGCAGGCGTGCGCCGAGCACCGCCAGCAGCGGCGCACCGACCACCACGCCGAGGGCGTAGGCGCTGATCACATGGCCGGCGGTGGGGGCGTCGATGCCCAGCGCCGGGGCGAAGTAGGGCAGCAGGCTCATGGTGGCGAATTCGGTGGTGCCGATGGCAAAGCCGCCGACAGCCAAAGCGAAAAGCACCAGGGCCGTACTGCGGGGCAGTCCGGTGGTGGAGGTGGTCATGGAGGTTCCTTGGTCTTTTTTGAGTGCGCCCGGGCGGCGCGGCTGTCTGCGTGAGCACGGTCAAGGCAGTGACCGACAGCGAAGGTAGGCGAAAAATACCAGATGAAGGCGCTCCTGTGCTGAATCGATTGCGCCTCGTCTGACGGATTGCCTCCTACAGGCCCGTCGCCGGGTATCATGGTGACCTTTGAGGACCTACGAAGATTCCCATGGATTTTCCCAGCCTGACCACCGAGCGCCTGCTGCTGCGGCCGTGGCGCCATGACGACCTGGCGCCCTTCGCCGCGCTCAATGCCGATGCCCGGGTGATGGAGCACTTCCCCGCCTGCCTGAGCCGCGAGGACAGCGACCTGCTGGCCGCGCGCATCCTCCAGCATTTCGACGAGCACGGCTTCGGCCAGTGGGTGGTCGAGCGTCGCGAGGACGGCGCGTTCATCGGCGTGCTCGGGTTGGCCCGCGTGTCCTTCGATGCGCCGTTCACCCCGGCGGTGGAAATCGGCTGGCGCTTCAACGTCGCCTACTGGCGCCAGGGCTATGCGCTGGAGGCCGCCCGCGCGGCGCTGACCTTTGCCTTCGAGCAGTTGCAGCTGGAGGAGGTGGTGGCCTTCACCGTGCCGGCCAACCTGCCGTCCCAGGGGCTGATGCAGCGCCTGGGCATGCAGCGTGACGAGGCCGGCGACTTCGAGCATCCGCGCCTGCCGCAAGGTCATCCGCTGCGCCGCCACGTGCTCTACCGGATCCGCCGGCCATGACGCCGATCGAGGGCGTGCGCGCCTATCACGCGCTGAGCAGCCACCGCCCGGAGCGCTTCGCTCCCGGCCCCGGCCAGCTCGACTGGGCGACCCAGCCGGCTGCCTTTCGCCGTTATGCCGGGGCGCGCTGCATCGAGCTGCTGCACCGGCCGCAGGAGGAATCGCCGGGGTATGACGAGGTGTTCGCCGGCCCGCTCGGTGTGCCCGCGCCGCTGAACCTTGCCAGCGTCTCGCAGCTGCTCTACGACAGCCTGGCGCTGTCGGCCTGGAAAGACGCCGGCGGCAGTCGCTGGGCGCTGCGGGTCAACCCTTCCAGCGGCAACCTGCACCCCACCGAGGCCTACCTGCTGTTGCCCGCCGGGGCTGTGGATAACGCAGCGTTGCTGGCGCACTACAGCGCGGACGAGCACGTGCTGGAGGTGCGCGCCGAGCTGCCCGCGCCGTTGGCCGAACAGCTCCGCGACGCACTGCCCGCCGGCGGCTTCCTGCTGGCGCTGGCCAGCATTCCCTGGCGCGAGGCCTGGAAGTACGGCGAGCGTGCCTACCGTTATTGCAACCACGACGCGGGCCACGCGCTGGCCTGCCTCGGCATCGCCGCGGCGATCCAGGGTTGGGAGGTGCGCCTGCTGCGGGGTGTGGCCGAAGCGCGACTGGATACGCTGGTCGGTCTCGACCGGGAGGGCTTCAGCGAGCACGAGTTTGCCGACGCGCTGCTCTGGATCGGGCCGCCGCAGCCCAATGAATTCCCCTTGCCCGACGCGCTGCTCAAGGGCCTCGCCGAGCTGCCGCTGGCCGGCACGCCCAATCGCCTGTCGCGGGACTATCGCCACTGGCCGGAGCTGGAACGTGTCCACTCGCTGTGCCGCGCGCCCATGTTGCCGGCTCGTGACGGGTCGGCACCGAAAGCCGAGACGGCTGTGGATAACCCCGGCCTGCCGCTGCGCCCGATTCTCCATCGCCGGCGCAGCGCGCAATCCATGGACGGCCGCAGCGGCATTCATGCGGAGTTGCTCTACGCCTGGCTGCGCCGGCTGATGCCGCAGCACTCGCCGGTGCCCTTCGCCTGCACCGGCGAGCCGGCGCGCCTCGATCTGCTGCTGTTCGTCCACCGTGTCCAGGGCCTGGAGCCGGGGCTTTACTGGCTAGGCCGCAGCGGCCGCGAGGCGGGCGGGTTGCGCGAGGACTACCTGTGGCAGCACGTGGCGGACAGCGGCGTGCCGCTCTATCGCCTGCTGGCCGGCGATGCGCGCGGGCTCTCGGCGTTCCTCTCCTGCGGGCAGGACATCG from Pseudomonas sp. GCEP-101 includes these protein-coding regions:
- a CDS encoding MFS transporter → MTTSTTGLPRSTALVLFALAVGGFAIGTTEFATMSLLPYFAPALGIDAPTAGHVISAYALGVVVGAPLLAVLGARLPRRTLLVLLMALFALGNGLSALAPTYHWMLLFRFISGLPHGAYFGIAALVAASIVPPHRRTVAVGRMFLGLTVATIIGVPLANWLSQAVGWRWSFALVAALGVLTMVCVRLLAPHSPAEPDSSPLRELGALTRGQVWLTLGIGAIGFGGLFAVYTYLADILGAVTHVSPSIVPLVMAVFGIGMTLGNLFIPVLADRAVMPTAGGLLVWSAVVLAIFPFTAGNIWTISLCVFFIGFGGALGTVLQTRLMDVAEDAQGLAAALNHSAFNFANALGPYLGGLALAAGYGWTSPGWVGSLLAIGGFVLWSISLATSRSARRNAALSNEG
- a CDS encoding nitroreductase family protein, which codes for MTPIEGVRAYHALSSHRPERFAPGPGQLDWATQPAAFRRYAGARCIELLHRPQEESPGYDEVFAGPLGVPAPLNLASVSQLLYDSLALSAWKDAGGSRWALRVNPSSGNLHPTEAYLLLPAGAVDNAALLAHYSADEHVLEVRAELPAPLAEQLRDALPAGGFLLALASIPWREAWKYGERAYRYCNHDAGHALACLGIAAAIQGWEVRLLRGVAEARLDTLVGLDREGFSEHEFADALLWIGPPQPNEFPLPDALLKGLAELPLAGTPNRLSRDYRHWPELERVHSLCRAPMLPARDGSAPKAETAVDNPGLPLRPILHRRRSAQSMDGRSGIHAELLYAWLRRLMPQHSPVPFACTGEPARLDLLLFVHRVQGLEPGLYWLGRSGREAGGLREDYLWQHVADSGVPLYRLLAGDARGLSAFLSCGQDIASDGCVAFAMLADLDAALGEGAWTYPRLYWEAGQVGQLLYLEAEAAGLSGTGIGCYFDPALDELLGGGPDCPVSLYHFTIGRAVWDERLSSLPAYPSPRRLPLQQDRN
- a CDS encoding histone deacetylase family protein; this translates as MPLPLVYHDDYSPPFPDNHRFPMEKFRLLRDHLVDSGLVEDAQLLRPELCPTDILALAHDRDYIERYCSGEMSREELRRLGLPWSEALARRTVRAVGGSLLTAEQALRHGLACHLAGGTHHAHHDHASGFCIFNDLAVISLYLLESGKANRVLIFDCDVHQGDGTARILENVPDAVTVSLHCEKNFPARKAHSDWDIPLPLHLGDVEYLKVVQQALDYLLPLYQPDIVLYDAGVDVHKDDALGYLQLTDAGLAARDEHVIRRCLASDIPVVGVIGGGYDKDRLALARRHGILHHSAARVAAEFQLAR
- a CDS encoding GNAT family N-acetyltransferase, with amino-acid sequence MDFPSLTTERLLLRPWRHDDLAPFAALNADARVMEHFPACLSREDSDLLAARILQHFDEHGFGQWVVERREDGAFIGVLGLARVSFDAPFTPAVEIGWRFNVAYWRQGYALEAARAALTFAFEQLQLEEVVAFTVPANLPSQGLMQRLGMQRDEAGDFEHPRLPQGHPLRRHVLYRIRRP